The Zavarzinia compransoris genome includes a window with the following:
- a CDS encoding penicillin acylase family protein, protein MVAVVADRLWGACLAAAWAGRAIVSRPPPPRDLRARLANLTAGAPLAAPITIHWDTHQIPFVAAENDRDLAVGLGLVHAHLRLGQVETMRRVAAGRVAEMAGPLAVDLDRSLRLLDLGRAVPAIVDGLAPATRDWIDGFLAGYNHHLMHAPALPPEFPLLGIGREAWNLHDFLVHARLLSADSSWLAWGRLLRARAALAPAAWQALWRRLLATGAPADLIARPDRAVEQLIARPGRHGSNSIAVAGPRSASGAALIASDPHLNLSLPNPVLLAGAHSPETRVVGLMMPGIPFFPVGRNPSIAWGGTNLYAQTSDLFDVSGEALTTREETIRVRGGKPRTVRLRRSALGPVVSDGRMMANPEPLALRWMGHAPSDEIGPMMAAARARDWEGFKAAIDGFGLPGLNITFAGADGRIGHLRAVRVPRDRERQPDDLVRPPAAAWDMAATVTAAALPHSENPAEGVVVSANEPPPAAAVAIGLFFTPPDRARRLHRLLAERPRLSAADLLRMQLDVLHEPALGGRDFLLAGLGARALPAPAQKIAGLIRAWDGVYDRESTGATAYEFTVARLAFAALRPHVLPAYEAVRQARGLIFEDLAALPAAALAAAIEKALVQVAAKWPRDARWGQVHRLRPGHVLGRLPRIGRHYRAPSLAAAGGNDTVAKAAHGLADRAHDVPFGAAVRHVSDLGDLDANWFRLLGGQDGWFGSENAFDQMAGWNRGADIQVPLNLETVRAQWPHRTVITPL, encoded by the coding sequence ATGGTCGCGGTCGTCGCGGATCGACTTTGGGGGGCCTGTCTCGCCGCCGCATGGGCCGGGCGGGCCATCGTCTCGCGTCCGCCGCCGCCCCGCGACCTTCGGGCCCGCCTCGCCAACCTGACCGCCGGCGCCCCCCTGGCCGCCCCGATCACCATCCATTGGGACACGCATCAGATCCCCTTCGTCGCGGCGGAGAACGACCGCGACCTCGCGGTCGGCCTCGGCCTCGTCCATGCCCATCTCCGCCTCGGGCAGGTCGAGACCATGCGCCGGGTCGCCGCCGGCCGGGTGGCGGAAATGGCCGGGCCGCTGGCCGTGGACCTCGACCGGAGCCTGCGCCTTCTCGACCTCGGGCGGGCGGTGCCGGCGATCGTCGACGGGCTGGCGCCCGCGACCAGGGATTGGATCGACGGTTTCCTGGCCGGTTACAACCATCACCTGATGCATGCGCCGGCGCTGCCGCCGGAATTTCCCCTGCTCGGCATCGGGCGCGAAGCCTGGAACCTCCATGATTTCCTGGTCCATGCCCGGCTGCTGTCGGCGGATTCGAGCTGGCTGGCCTGGGGCCGGCTGCTGCGGGCCCGCGCCGCCCTGGCACCGGCCGCGTGGCAGGCCCTGTGGCGCCGCCTGCTGGCGACCGGGGCGCCCGCCGACCTGATCGCCCGGCCCGACCGGGCGGTGGAACAGCTGATCGCCCGGCCGGGGCGGCACGGCAGCAATTCCATCGCCGTCGCCGGCCCGCGCAGCGCCAGCGGCGCCGCCCTGATCGCCAGCGACCCGCACCTGAACCTGAGCCTGCCCAATCCGGTGCTGCTGGCCGGCGCGCACAGCCCGGAAACCCGGGTGGTCGGCCTGATGATGCCGGGCATCCCCTTCTTCCCGGTCGGGCGCAACCCGTCGATCGCCTGGGGCGGCACCAATCTCTACGCCCAGACCAGCGACCTGTTCGACGTCTCGGGCGAAGCCCTGACCACGCGGGAGGAGACCATCCGCGTCCGCGGCGGCAAGCCCCGGACGGTGCGGCTGCGCCGGTCGGCGCTCGGCCCCGTCGTCAGCGACGGCCGCATGATGGCGAACCCGGAACCGCTGGCGCTGCGCTGGATGGGCCATGCCCCCAGCGACGAGATCGGCCCCATGATGGCCGCCGCCCGCGCCCGGGACTGGGAAGGGTTCAAGGCGGCGATCGACGGTTTCGGCCTGCCCGGCCTCAACATCACCTTCGCCGGGGCGGACGGGCGGATCGGCCATCTGCGCGCCGTCCGCGTGCCGCGGGACCGCGAACGCCAGCCCGACGACCTGGTCCGGCCGCCGGCCGCGGCCTGGGACATGGCGGCGACGGTGACCGCCGCCGCCCTGCCCCATAGCGAGAACCCGGCCGAAGGCGTGGTCGTTTCCGCCAACGAGCCGCCGCCGGCGGCCGCCGTCGCCATCGGCCTGTTCTTCACCCCGCCCGACCGGGCCCGGCGCCTGCACCGCCTGCTGGCGGAACGGCCCCGGCTGTCGGCGGCGGACCTGCTGCGCATGCAGCTGGATGTCCTGCACGAGCCGGCCTTGGGCGGCCGCGATTTCCTCCTCGCCGGCCTGGGCGCGCGGGCGCTGCCGGCGCCGGCGCAAAAGATCGCCGGCCTGATCCGCGCCTGGGACGGGGTCTACGACCGGGAATCGACGGGGGCGACCGCCTATGAATTCACCGTCGCCCGCCTCGCCTTCGCGGCGCTGCGCCCCCATGTCCTGCCGGCCTATGAGGCGGTGCGCCAGGCGCGCGGGCTGATCTTCGAGGATCTGGCCGCCCTGCCCGCCGCCGCCCTGGCCGCGGCGATCGAAAAGGCCCTGGTCCAGGTCGCCGCGAAATGGCCGCGCGATGCCCGCTGGGGCCAGGTGCACCGGCTGCGGCCCGGCCATGTGCTGGGCCGGCTGCCGCGCATCGGGCGCCATTACCGGGCGCCGTCGCTGGCCGCCGCCGGCGGCAACGACACGGTGGCCAAGGCCGCCCACGGGCTGGCCGACCGGGCCCATGACGTGCCCTTCGGCGCCGCGGTCCGCCATGTCTCCGACCTCGGCGACTTGGATGCCAATTGGTTCCGCCTGCTCGGCGGCCAGGACGGCTGGTTCGGCAGCGAGAATGCCTTCGACCAGATGGCGGGCTGGAACCGGGGGGCGGATATCCAGGTGCCGCTGAACCTCGAAACCGTGCGGGCGCAATGGCCCCATCGCACGGTGATCACGCCGCTCTGA
- a CDS encoding flavin reductase family protein, with protein sequence MADPIPSVAPELITAFKGAMRRLAATVTVISTGDGSERHGMTATAVTSVTTDPPALLICVNKTASLHPVLATGTRFCVNLLKDSHAEVAGAFGGRLQGPERFGTGDWASNAHGVPYLTDAQANLFCRVDALMLYGTHTIFVGLVEDVRLFGDISPLIYQDGRYIKAS encoded by the coding sequence ATGGCCGACCCCATCCCGTCCGTCGCCCCGGAACTCATCACCGCCTTCAAGGGGGCGATGCGCCGGCTGGCCGCCACCGTGACCGTGATTTCGACCGGCGACGGCAGCGAACGCCATGGCATGACCGCGACCGCCGTCACCTCGGTCACCACCGATCCGCCGGCCCTGCTCATCTGCGTGAACAAGACCGCCAGCCTGCATCCCGTGCTGGCCACCGGCACGCGCTTCTGCGTCAACCTGCTGAAGGACAGCCATGCCGAGGTCGCGGGCGCCTTCGGCGGCCGGCTCCAGGGCCCGGAGCGCTTCGGCACCGGCGACTGGGCCAGCAATGCCCATGGCGTGCCCTATCTGACCGACGCCCAGGCCAACTTGTTCTGCAGGGTGGATGCCCTCATGCTCTATGGCACCCACACGATTTTCGTCGGTCTGGTGGAAGATGTCCGACTGTTTGGTGACATCTCCCCCCTGATCTATCAGGATGGCCGCTACATCAAGGCCAGCTGA
- a CDS encoding flavin-dependent monooxygenase produces the protein MDGSSEVNVTVPDAEEILRRARALIPVLKERAAATAAARRLPAETIADFQAAGLFKVLQPKRWGGYEMHPNVFYDVLMTLGEGDMSAAWCYGVIGCHNWQMALFDDQAAQEVWGKDTSVLISSTYMMTGKATPVEGGYRFSGHWRFSSGSDHCDWIFLGGMVDPESGNMDARTFLLPRQDYEIVDTWHAHGLKGTGSHDIKVNDVFVPEHRTHKMADALMCMSPGNAVNTAALYRVPFAQLFIRSVTTSGIGALQAMVDAFLKYGAKRVTVTGAKTAEDPAAQLALAEAVSTIDEVRLVLRRNMDVMHDQAERFEFTSIEDRMKYRFQAAEAPERLVNVAQRLFKAGGGAAVFTQALPFSRILADLQTGRAHAAAQFDSIGRNWGGVMLGLGNTDYFI, from the coding sequence ATGGACGGCAGCAGCGAAGTGAACGTCACCGTGCCCGATGCGGAAGAGATCCTGCGTCGGGCCCGCGCCCTCATTCCCGTCTTGAAGGAACGCGCCGCGGCCACGGCGGCAGCGCGCCGCCTGCCGGCCGAAACCATCGCCGATTTCCAGGCCGCCGGCCTGTTCAAGGTCCTGCAGCCCAAGCGCTGGGGCGGCTATGAGATGCACCCCAACGTGTTCTACGACGTGCTGATGACCCTGGGCGAAGGCGACATGTCGGCCGCCTGGTGCTATGGCGTGATCGGCTGCCACAATTGGCAGATGGCGCTGTTCGACGATCAGGCGGCGCAGGAGGTCTGGGGCAAGGACACTTCGGTCCTGATTTCCTCGACCTATATGATGACCGGCAAGGCGACGCCGGTCGAGGGCGGCTACCGCTTCTCGGGCCATTGGCGCTTCTCGTCGGGCTCGGACCATTGCGACTGGATCTTCCTCGGCGGCATGGTCGATCCCGAATCCGGCAATATGGACGCCCGCACCTTCCTCCTGCCGCGCCAGGATTACGAGATCGTCGATACCTGGCACGCCCACGGCCTGAAGGGCACCGGCAGCCACGACATCAAGGTGAACGACGTCTTCGTGCCCGAGCATCGCACGCACAAGATGGCGGACGCCCTGATGTGCATGAGCCCGGGCAATGCGGTCAACACCGCCGCCCTCTACCGCGTGCCCTTCGCCCAGCTCTTCATCCGCTCGGTGACGACCTCGGGCATCGGCGCCCTTCAGGCGATGGTCGACGCCTTCCTGAAATACGGCGCGAAGCGCGTCACCGTGACCGGCGCCAAGACCGCCGAGGATCCGGCGGCCCAGCTGGCCCTGGCCGAGGCGGTCTCGACCATCGACGAGGTCAGGCTGGTGCTTCGCCGCAACATGGACGTGATGCACGACCAGGCGGAACGCTTCGAGTTCACCTCGATCGAGGACCGCATGAAATACCGCTTCCAGGCCGCGGAAGCCCCGGAACGGCTGGTCAATGTCGCCCAGCGCCTGTTCAAGGCGGGCGGCGGCGCCGCCGTCTTCACCCAGGCCCTGCCGTTCAGCCGCATCCTGGCCGATCTCCAGACCGGCCGCGCCCATGCCGCCGCCCAGTTCGATTCGATCGGGCGCAACTGGGGCGGCGTCATGCTGGGGCTTGGCAACACGGATTATTTCATCTGA
- a CDS encoding ferredoxin--NADP reductase, with the protein MQPLHYHALKVAEVIEETADAKSVIFEVPEALRERFAYRPGQFLTLRLGEAGGTVARCYSLASSPFTGEAPKVTVKRVAGGRGSNWLCDNLRPGSMVDVLPPAGVFTPKALDRDLLLFAGGSGVTPVMSILKSALLRGKGRIVVVYANRDEKSVIFAAELRALAARHADRLTVLHWLETVQGLPTVAQLSALVRPYAQSHDAFICGPGPFMDGVVAALGAEGVDRNRIHLEKFISLDGDPIAAVAAIEAEAKAAAAAAEAGPRAEVEVVLDGVTRQMAWPASRHLLDVLMEAGINAPHSCRMGSCSACMCKVEAGEVKMTKNSVLDKTDLAEGWVLACQALPVSDRVKVVFPE; encoded by the coding sequence ATGCAGCCGCTGCACTATCACGCGCTGAAGGTGGCCGAGGTGATCGAGGAGACGGCGGACGCCAAATCCGTGATCTTCGAGGTGCCGGAGGCGCTCCGCGAGCGTTTCGCCTACCGGCCGGGCCAGTTCCTGACCCTTCGCCTGGGCGAGGCCGGCGGCACCGTCGCGCGCTGCTATTCGCTGGCCAGCTCGCCCTTCACCGGCGAGGCGCCGAAGGTTACGGTGAAGCGGGTCGCGGGCGGTCGCGGCTCCAACTGGCTGTGCGACAATCTCCGGCCCGGCAGCATGGTCGACGTGCTGCCGCCCGCCGGCGTCTTCACGCCGAAAGCCCTCGACCGCGACCTGCTGCTCTTCGCCGGCGGCAGCGGCGTGACCCCGGTGATGTCGATCCTGAAATCGGCGCTGCTGCGCGGCAAGGGCCGGATCGTCGTCGTCTATGCCAATCGCGACGAGAAATCGGTGATCTTCGCGGCGGAACTCCGGGCCCTTGCCGCCCGCCATGCCGACCGCCTCACCGTGCTGCACTGGCTCGAAACCGTGCAGGGTCTGCCGACGGTCGCGCAATTGTCGGCCCTGGTCCGGCCCTATGCCCAGAGCCATGACGCCTTCATCTGCGGCCCCGGGCCGTTCATGGACGGCGTGGTTGCCGCCCTGGGCGCCGAAGGGGTCGACCGCAACCGCATTCACCTCGAAAAATTCATCTCGCTCGACGGCGATCCGATCGCCGCCGTCGCCGCCATCGAGGCGGAAGCCAAGGCCGCCGCGGCCGCCGCCGAGGCCGGCCCCAGGGCCGAGGTCGAAGTGGTGCTCGACGGTGTCACCCGTCAGATGGCATGGCCGGCCAGCCGCCACCTGCTGGACGTTCTGATGGAAGCCGGGATCAACGCCCCCCATTCCTGCCGGATGGGCAGTTGCAGCGCCTGCATGTGCAAGGTCGAGGCGGGCGAGGTCAAGATGACCAAGAACAGCGTCCTCGACAAGACCGACCTCGCTGAGGGCTGGGTGCTGGCCTGCCAGGCCCTGCCGGTCAGCGACAGGGTGAAGGTGGTTTTCCCCGAATAA
- a CDS encoding VOC family protein translates to MYIRELGYVLVGSTDLGKWRQFATEVLGLQALETKDGDLHLKMDGRQFRFLVRPAADDGLIASGWEVQDQIAFRKMRAHLAGQGVEIADGDAEGAALRHVQEFFGFRDPAGNAHEVYWGPISDFARFQSPLGVAGFVTEGMGLGHVVLPAMMGFDETHTFWTETVGFGLSDILKISMVPGMPPMRIQFYHCNPRQHSLALAEMPSPANCIHVMIEVKDFDDVGRALDRVSQHQVPVVMGLGKHVNDEMISFYIFTPGNFALEYGWGGITKDWTDHQVFETTSTSHWGHRLGG, encoded by the coding sequence GTGTATATTCGTGAACTGGGCTATGTGCTTGTCGGCTCGACCGACCTCGGGAAGTGGCGGCAATTCGCGACCGAAGTCCTGGGCCTCCAGGCCCTGGAGACCAAGGACGGCGACCTGCACCTCAAGATGGACGGGCGCCAGTTTCGCTTCCTGGTCCGGCCGGCGGCGGACGACGGATTGATCGCCTCCGGCTGGGAAGTGCAGGACCAGATCGCCTTCCGCAAGATGCGCGCCCATCTGGCTGGCCAGGGCGTCGAGATCGCCGATGGTGACGCCGAAGGTGCCGCACTGCGCCACGTCCAGGAATTCTTCGGTTTCCGCGATCCGGCGGGCAATGCCCATGAAGTCTACTGGGGGCCGATTTCCGATTTCGCCCGCTTCCAGTCGCCGCTCGGCGTCGCCGGCTTCGTGACCGAGGGCATGGGGCTCGGCCATGTCGTGCTGCCCGCCATGATGGGTTTCGACGAGACCCACACCTTCTGGACCGAGACGGTGGGCTTCGGCCTTTCCGATATCCTGAAGATCTCGATGGTGCCGGGCATGCCGCCCATGCGCATCCAGTTCTATCACTGCAACCCGCGCCAGCACTCGCTCGCCCTGGCCGAGATGCCGAGCCCGGCGAACTGCATCCATGTGATGATCGAGGTCAAGGATTTCGACGATGTCGGCCGCGCCCTCGATCGCGTCTCTCAGCACCAGGTGCCGGTCGTCATGGGCCTCGGCAAGCATGTGAACGACGAGATGATCTCCTTCTACATCTTCACCCCCGGCAATTTCGCGCTCGAATACGGCTGGGGCGGGATCACCAAGGACTGGACCGACCACCAGGTCTTCGAGACCACGTCGACCAGCCATTGGGGCCATCGTCTCGGCGGCTGA
- a CDS encoding WD40/YVTN/BNR-like repeat-containing protein: MASRAVGILMAAFIAAVAVYAFYPRSLPDYPATATNPSRLRLNGVAMAGDRVVAVGESGRILISDDRGDSWRNAKVEPGAGSGRVEGTLTEVRFIGDTVALATGHDGMVLRSTDRGDSWTPVRFEQDYSDPLFGLCRTAASTLVAVGSFGRLLRSADEGRTFEAIPVDLPDGPHLNAIACAADGQAMVAGELAQVLRTADGGVTWDLVQLSYNGSLYGVVRASATRWLVFGMRGHVFATDDFGASWREIATGVETSLFGGLVLGDGRVVLYGQGNTILVSSDGGASFRIERMGGRESLVGALEIAPGTLLFAGEKGISKFTLGRPVAALNGGL, from the coding sequence ATGGCCAGTCGTGCAGTCGGAATCCTGATGGCGGCATTCATCGCCGCCGTCGCGGTCTATGCCTTCTATCCCCGCAGCCTGCCGGATTATCCGGCCACGGCGACCAATCCTTCGCGCCTGCGCCTCAACGGTGTCGCCATGGCGGGCGACCGCGTGGTCGCGGTCGGCGAAAGCGGCCGCATCCTGATCAGCGACGATCGGGGCGACAGCTGGCGGAACGCCAAGGTCGAACCCGGCGCCGGCAGCGGCCGCGTCGAGGGCACGCTGACCGAGGTCCGCTTCATCGGCGATACGGTGGCGCTGGCGACCGGGCACGACGGCATGGTGCTGCGCAGCACCGACCGCGGCGACAGCTGGACCCCGGTCCGCTTCGAGCAGGATTATTCGGATCCCCTGTTCGGCCTGTGCCGTACGGCCGCCAGCACGCTCGTCGCGGTCGGCAGCTTCGGCCGCCTGCTGCGCTCCGCCGACGAGGGCAGGACCTTCGAGGCGATCCCGGTCGACCTGCCGGACGGCCCGCACCTGAATGCCATCGCCTGCGCCGCCGACGGCCAGGCCATGGTCGCCGGCGAATTGGCCCAGGTGCTGCGCACCGCCGACGGCGGCGTGACATGGGATCTGGTGCAATTGTCCTACAACGGCTCGCTCTACGGCGTCGTCCGGGCCTCGGCCACGCGCTGGCTGGTCTTCGGCATGCGCGGCCATGTCTTCGCCACCGACGATTTCGGCGCCAGCTGGCGCGAGATCGCGACCGGGGTCGAAACCTCGCTGTTCGGCGGGCTGGTGCTCGGCGACGGGCGCGTCGTGCTCTATGGCCAGGGCAATACCATCCTGGTCTCGTCGGACGGCGGCGCCAGCTTCCGCATCGAGCGCATGGGCGGCCGCGAAAGCCTGGTCGGCGCGCTCGAGATCGCCCCGGGCACGCTGCTCTTCGCCGGCGAGAAGGGCATTTCCAAATTCACCCTGGGCCGGCCGGTGGCCGCGCTCAACGGGGGGCTGTGA